From Anastrepha obliqua isolate idAnaObli1 chromosome 3, idAnaObli1_1.0, whole genome shotgun sequence:
ACGGGCTGATCAGCGCACGGAAGTGGATGTCAGCAACAAGGCGCTGAACACATTTAACGTTCCCACAACTGTTGTAGATTTGGGAAAGCAATTATTACAGTACGCGCGTGACGGCGATTTGAAAGgagtaaaaaatatgttgtcGCGAGGTGCTCCATTCACTTCGGACTGGGTGAGTGTATTGCACCTGTTCATCTGTCAATCTTTTCAGCATACATACAACCAGGAGAAATATATTGAGCGTACTGCCGGAGTGAAAGGCCTTGACCAGACATAAATATGAGTCGGACTGGGTTGTTATTTGTTGTTTCAACAGCATATAACTgcccaaaaatgttgaaaaactgCTATATTGccagtctttggccggatataaaagCATGTCAATTCAGTACCGCAAATGCGACTATCGGCTATCGTTACTGTTgtgcgaataaaaaaaatacaaattagccAGAGGCTATGATATCTTAACTGGATTGTCGTATTACTGTGACTGAGGCAGTAGCATTGTAATTATGGGTTCTGCGCACAAACACTCCAGCAGAAACTCCACCATTTTTTCGATTATTAATACTTTTCATTCTTAAATTTTAGTTGGGTATGTCAGCGCTACATTTCGCAGCTATGAACAACCAGTACGAAATTTGCGATGCACTATTGAAAGGCGGCATTAATAGGGATTCCAAAACAAAAGTAGATCGTACGCCTCTGCATATGGCTTGTTTCTACGGCAATGATCGCATAGTGGAGCTTTTATTATCTAAAAAATGCTTAGTGAATCCTCGAGATATGGTATGTTGAACATAAAGCTCcagatatgtatatgtgcttATGTTCACATGCGAAACAATTTCTGTGTTTCAGCTACGAATGACACCATTGCACTGGGCAGTAGAGAAAGGTCACAAATCCATTGCTCGTTTGCTGCTTAAACACAATGCCGATGTGACCATAACATCCAAGTTCGGAAAAACCCCCATCGCCCTTGCGGTAATGACAGAACAAGCAGATTTGCTAGAGGAATTGGAGTCGGCACGACAATCGCAAATAAACCGCAAATATAATGAAGAACATGAGGTGAGAATAACGTCTTTTTAAATTTCGACTAAGGCGGGTACATGCATGGTTAGAGTTTTTGCTGCAACATCTGGTAGTGTTATATGCAGTTAACAAATAATCTTCATAATTACATgcttaaagttttaattttatttgtgcttTTCTATTTGTGTTTCTATAATAAATATGCGTGCATTCAAACAAACTTATGtacaaaaaatcgtaaaaatgcgCGCAGGTGCGGTCCAAGCGATTCAAAGTAGGTACCCAAGTTAGCTTGCATTGATATAATCCATTTCGCTTTAAATTTCTTTCTGtacatattattaataatttggcGAAACGAGTATTCCAAATTATATTCTAATATTTCTTAGTAGTCTGCTTTCCCAAAGTTatctgattttatttaattaaaaatattaccgAATTATAATGTAATTCAACATTACAGAAGGAAACATCGGATGCGGTGAACTCTATCATGGGTCTGACAAACTTCATCACCGAGGACGTTGGGAgttcaacaaaaattacattggaCGCGGATGATGATCTTACAAATAATAGCGATTTTACAGAAGCTAAATTTTCAGATTTGGCAAATATCAAAGGTAAGTTTTGTTCAGTAAAAGTgggagtaatttttttttaaacaattaccaCATTTTGCCGCTTCTTGTTTTAAATAGAAACGGGTGTTTTagataaaacaacaataaatatgcTTAAGGATCATGGCATTTCTATGATGCCAGAGGACGAAGACACGTCTAAAGAGTTACTCGCAACTGCCTTGCAAAACGGTCGTCAGCTGGTGCTGTCGGAAGGTGGAAAATTGCTacttaatgaaacaaaaaacctacataataataacaataacaataatacgaGCAAAACTAACTCCATTAGCAGTGGAAAACCTAATTCAAATACCAGTAATATGAATTATACTGTCCTACCCGTACGTGGAACATTGGCATCGAGAACACAAAACTATAAAGCGCGAGCCAGTATCATTTCAAAAGCGAAAGATAATCTCAATATGTACAAGGTTTGTAAAGCATacctatatgcatatatgtgtgttCGATgaacaagaaaataatttaagagCAAAATTTTATAATCTATTAATAATGtgtataatattttgttatagAACGTACGCATTATTTCGCTGAatgactttaaaaaattttatggcaatACAAATATAAAGGGAGTGCAGAAGATTCCTGCTTCAATTGCGAGGTGAGTTAAATTCCAAACACAAAATCTTTGCTATTAGTTGaaccttctaatttctttagCGAACGAATGGCGCGTATGAGGCAAATTAGTGATGAACAACGAATACTTAATCCTGGTAACCGGCAAGTTTACATGAATCCACGTCTTCTACCCCAGCGACAGGTATTTTTAGATACAATGTTAAAAATTGTCAAGTGATGACTTAATAAATATCCCTTTTACGTCTGTCaacgttttttgtttatttagtttacTAACTGAGGTCTAATTATTAAGTATCtaagtttatttataaataataatatctatctaattaattgaaattataacaaaaactttattttctcaCTTGTGCAGTTAAAATCTGACCAAACTGTTGCGAAAGCCGAGCAAACAACACCTATCATTGCGGAGGAGGATGATATTGACTCGATCATACAATTGGCTCCAACTGATAGTGACAACGAGATGTCGGACACTGATCAATTACAACAGCTACAAGTGCAAAAGCAAAATCAGCAGCCACATAAAACGAGTACAGTTAGTGTTCAAGGGACAAAACAATTGCTCAACATTGCTGCTCCTCCGCTAGTGCGTCAACCTTCTACAAATGTGATGAAACCAGGCACTATCAATACTAGTAAAAATAACACGACTGGGAGTGAGACTGCAAAGCAACAACCTGCTCACCAATCGAATGTAATTTCTCTATTATCTGTGCCGGAAATATGCCGTCAACTATATGAGTTACGTCGTCACAATGATGAATTACGACGTAAATTTGAGACAGCACAGAAAGAGAAGGAAGAAATGCGTCAGCGTTTGGATAGGCTGGAAGAGTTATTGTTGGTGGAGAAGACGGATGATGGCTACATTGATACCTAGTTACAGCCGTTGAAAACACAATGCattctaattttcttttcatatttgttGCAAATCACGTGAAAAATGTGAATTAACGCCTTTGGTTGGTATCGAAACAATAATTAAAACCCGATATCTAACATATTTAGTTAATTAGTAATTTATAGTCGTATGTAGTTGAGTAATGTGCATTGCAATCGTTCTTGAATAAgttgaaatataaattatttttattttaaactgtaaataattaatttttaaacatttcattaCATGAGGCATTTGAATGTCCTGTGGCACTGAATTAGGCAGGTTTAAAAGTTTCATTCTACAAATATAAACTACAtttactttcaatatttttcagtgTCTTACATTTTAGCGTTTGTGGCTTACACTCACCATACTAACATCAGgataataaatttaatcaaCATAGAGCGTACATATCctttcggatttttttttacattcaaagtaaagcaaaaaatgtatttattagctcacaaaaaaaaattgttaattctttaggatttttgtatttttctaatGCCAATGTGGAACACAAATGAATACCAAACGCATAGACGCAAATGAACAACTTCAGAAATTATATgctacttatataatatatattacatatgtacataaaaagatttataatatgtttaaaaaatgatgTAACTAATGCAATAATATTGTACAGACTATGGAGTAAGCATAATTTGAAGTCAAAAAGCGGAAAATTAACTTTTGTTTCTATTATTCCTATaagaaaactattaaaaaaaagtaacaaaataaattgttttaaataatacgAAAGTTAATGTTATCTCGTAAGGTTTAATGAATAAAAGAAGTttctaaaaagtaaaataagttactcaaatttttatggaaataatgatACACATATCTGCTTACACAATCGAAAGAGTAAGCCAGATATTAATTTCATATAGTTCTTTGTTGTAAGAGTATAAATTACTCCCCAataaattttgtggatttttgcgGCAGACTTGGAGTACTCAATTAGCAATGTCCGCTTGACGCAGGTTTATGGATTAAAGGGGGGGTAACGTTTattcatggaaaaaaaggcacatttttatgattgttttttgatgacacagttaaaatttattcgtcaaatcttttactacataaaactatagcatttgaagtatattttgtgaaattttcatccaaaaatatttaaaaatacggcaatggcagaaattattcggacgcatctcaaaaaaagtagttttgcggtgcccctcataactcggtgttaaatcatctgaaatcaaaaaaccaaagttatttcgttagataatcgtattctccgggtaacgccgagatggttttttgaaattaaaaatttttcgatttttgggaacacgttaaagtcaaaaacacgattttcgcgtaaaaaatcggtgaattagttaccgtaaaaacaaaagtatcaacaaattcgaaaaaaactcttcggcgttaccttgtaaaacatctacagaaaaagtgttcaaaatttcaaaaggatcggtgcagtagtttcaaagttatgaggggcaccgactttgaaaacgtatgtaagttgtgggaaaaacGCTTTAACGCTAACGCTAAacgcggttgagccaggtaggtagcaacacttacatggctgtatctttgtaagttttgctccgattcatctaaaattttcacagaatattcttgaaaggttcttcatttaaaaaatcaaataaaaaaaatgcaaaaaaaaaaaaatttaaaaatttaaaaaaatttataaagatgATTATTATAGATAATGGCTTTCATGCACGACAACTCCCATCCCCAATATACTATATAGGTATACATTAAGTTGTTAAAATTGCTTCTAGGTTAAACTCTCGAAATAGtcagtaaacaaaattaaatttattttgttgttctaTAGGTTTTATTTGCACTCTATCGGAATGTGTACGTTTTatattgcaaaacaaaatgcatCTTATAATactttcacatataagtagattttccactttttcgcgcttaactcaaaatccgtaattaaaaagcgcgatttcccatacaaaatttctcttccaaaatctgagattataaaataatctaaGATAATAACGATACGTTTTGACATACAAACcagtgttttctgtgttatcgataattgttattacgaatgtaacgagacacatgaaaataaaaactatatgaaatggatgccggcaaagaaaacaggtctgtggatataattctaataaaatttttgttaggtattactaattatgcattcatataacaaaaatgcattcatataacaaaAGAAGCGTGTGCCCATAGTCGCTTTGGCCTgttattgcttattaaaaaatgtaatatagaatttcGAATGCCTATTGCTGCCATAacttttgaaacctcagtaaacgttgtttacggatttcctcgaactttttattattagcagccaattgcgcaattaaattagctaatcattttccttgtattttcttcatatctttaataataattaaacaaaccaaaaacaccgaaatatttcaccaaaataatttctatgaagaaaaccctttcaCAGCAGTCTtcacagctgattgtcaattttacaGATAATCTGCCAGATGTGAACGGATAGTAATTAATGGTAATTATTGTAATGGTAATTAatgtatatgtgaacgtactttactttatcattttgttgttgtaatatcctaaaatcaaattttagaaGAACTTTCTATCAAGTGATGTTTCGTGCAGGGACATTCGAGCCTTAATTATCAACGTTACgttataataaaattgttcTTTATTTCCATAATAAAATGTAGGTCAAAATCGAGGAAGATAAAATGTATTCTGTGTACAGTGGCTTAAAATGGGTTAGCCGTAAACTGCCTTATCGACCAAATCAATCAGCTGTGTGTTGTTAAACCTCTTTGCTGTTTTTTCATTCCTTCACCGCTGCCAAAACAAACCAAGTCACACGTGTTCTCAAAACTTGCGCTTGCTTTATAACATAATTCTagtaaaatcataaatttatttatctctAAGTGTGAAAATGGTTAGTTGTGATATCCACTGCAATTCTTTCATTAACAATAGAAATCGTCTTCAATTTATAGGCTAAAAGAAAAACGGATGTTGATTTGCCAGGTTTCCCTTCGCTTGAAAACGTCGATGGCGGTGATGGTGAGAACACAAAGAATAAAAGTTCAGGCAAAGCTAAGAAAAGCGGCGGATTTCAATCAATGGGTATATCTTACGAAGTTCTTAAGGGTATAACGAAAAGAGGATACAAAATACCTACACCCATTCAACGAAAGGTAACTGGAAAACAGCTGCGCAGCAAATTGCTAAGCTTTATAATTTTTCGTTTAGACTATACCTTTGATATTGGAAGGACGTGATGTAGTGGCTATGGCTAAAACTGGCTCCGGCAAAACAGCATGTTTTCTCATACCCATGTTTGAGAAATTGAAGAACCGCGAACCCACAAAAGGAGCGCGTGCATTGATTCTCTCTCCCACAAGAGAGTTGGCTGTACAAACTTACAAATTTATCAAAGATTTGGGTCGTTTTATGGAccttaaaactattttagtaCTTGGTGGCGATTCAATGGACTCTCAGTTTTCTGCCATACACACTTGCCCGGACATAATTGTAGCCACACCTGGTCGTTTTCTGCATTTATGTGTCGAAATGGACCTTAAGCTGAATTCAGTAGGTAAGATAAATGTttgaatgtatttgtacaaatttttcaatgatttttattttatttttttatttacatatttatgttgcaTAGAATATGTGGTGTTCGATGAAGCAGATCGGTTATTTGAAATGGGTTTCGGTGAACAACTGAATGAAACATTGCATCGTCTGCCTACAACGAGGCAAACAGTTCTATTTTCGGCGACGCTACCTAAGCTGTTGGTAAATTTTGCTCGAGCTGGTTTGAATGACCCCATTTTGTTGCGTTTAGGTACATGATTAGGCTTATTTTGGTTAAGAATTGTCTTAATTTTACGAACTTTGCTTACAGATGTTGATTCGAAGTTACCAGAGGGGTTAATGCTTAAATTCTTATACTGCCGCCCGGACGAGCGATATACGGCTTTAGTAGTGCTGCTCAAATACGTAATACCACCAAATGCTCAAACTGTAGTATTTGCTGGTACACAGCATCATGTTGAATTAATATGctttgtaagtaaatatattaaattgaaacTATAACTAAATCAACTTTTCTGCGCATAGATTCTATCAAAGTGCGGAATATCCAACACGGCAGTGTATTCTAGTTTAGATCCTACGGCACGGAAAATTAATACtgcaaaatttgtcaataagAAGGTATCTGTGCTAACCGTAACCGACGTAGCAGCACGCGGTATTGACATACCAAGTTTAGACTATGTGgtaaatttacattttcctGGAAAGCCAAAACTGTTCGTACATCGTGTAGGTCGCTGTGCACGTGCTGGACGAACCGGCACCGCCTATTCGATATTCTCTACTGATGATGCTGCTCATGTTCTTGATTTACATTTGTTTCTTAATCGTTCATTCAATATAAATGACAACAAAGTGGTTGGTGTTACGCCCCAGGATTTGTTGGAAGAAGATCATCTGTCTGTGACAGAAATTAAGAAAAGTCATGATATTGTAAGTAATTCACTTATGCCACAACTTTCTATATTTATACTAAATACAAATTCTTACAATTTTGCATAAGGCTGGAGTACTAAGAACAAGTGAAAATgcgtacaaaaaatatttgtcatcaCGTCCTGTAGCCTCGACGGAGTCAAATGcgcgcataaaaaatattaagttttacaGTTGCAAACCCTTAGACGATTTTCTATCAGCAGCGCTAACACTCGAAAAATCAGAAGATTTGAATGGCGAAAACAATAAGAAATCGGCAGAAGTTCAGGCGTCAGAAGTACGCAAACAACAGGAAGATAAACATGATTTAATGATAAAAATGCGCAACTTTAAGCCATCTACAGTAAGtaggaataacaaaaaaaaaggaatgtcTAAAAtcttttgaaacattttatttattgcacttTAGACGATTTTCGAACTGAACCGTAGCCAAAGATCTCTACCGTTTACtataatgaaagaaaaacgcACAAAACACACCGATGTTATTGAGAAATATAGGAATAAAATGGATGAAATTGATAAGGAGGAGGCTAATAAACAATTCGCAGCCACCGAAAAAGAAGAGGTGTGTTTAAAACACAATATATGATTGTGCTCTTATATGTACATTCTAACACACGTTCCCTTTTCCGATACCGTTATTTTAGATGGATGAAGCGGATGCAGATGATATTAATTCAGCTTTTGATACAATCGTCGCTCCAAAGAAGCGCAAAAATCTAGAAGATTTATACAAgaacaagaagaaaaagaagaagacaaaTACTAAAGACACTGAGAACTATATCCCTTACCAGTCGGCGGATAAACACACCGAAGATGGCCTTGCGATTAACTCTTTCGACCGTCAAGCCATGAATGCTGAATTCTCAGTGGTCGATCGTGATAACTCTGCAGATATGCGCCATAAGCCGGGTATGAAGAAATGGGATCGCATCAAAAAGAAAATGGTATCAGTGCAGGATCCGCGCGCTGGCAAAATACGTACCGAATCTGGAGCCTGGATTCCGGCTTCGTTTAAGACCGGTCGTTACAATGACTGGAAAGAAAAGTCTAAAATCGAAGAACAACTGCAGCGTGAAGCCGGCAGTGACGATGATGGCTTTAAGCCACTTTCTCATTCGCAGCGTTACCCTGTGGGCCGACATGCGCGTCACAATGCGAAGGTAGCGGCTAAGAAGCGCGAAGGTGGTGGTGATAAAGAATTGCGACATCCAGAGCAAATCGTTAAAGCACGTATGCGCTTGGAGTTGATTAAGAAGCGTAATACTGAAAATGCGTTGCGTAAAGCAGAGAATAGGAAGCGCAGCATGCGGAAGAATCAGCGTACTAAGTTGAAAAAGGGTGGTAAAAAATAGGGACATAACAGATAAAGGTTCAGTGcggtattttcgtttttttttttattacatatatctgtatataatatattctccatttacttacaaaaatgatcaaactgtgtttttttctgtttttgttaaatttaagtaaatacgAAGCCTAAGATCTTTCAATATGTGCAAATAGGCTGCAACCACTCACTACGTcattaccctatgatcaaaaagtaccgggaatgtttaatttaaacgaatcgCGGACGTGGGAGCCCAAAttgttttcttatgttggtaggactgtaagacatcAACATCTGTCACTTtgtagcgccatcggatcattaatGTCTGCCTGGctggccggaaatgtgggcaaacaattcttagattttgcatgatgataacgcgtcaTTCCACCGAGCagaaattgtgctggattatttgccCCAACCACCATGTAAATACcctcgtgcaagcaccgtattcacctgatatgaccccgtgcgacttctttttgtttcccaagttgaagttaccgcGACGCAACAGTTTCGAAAGgtataaaaaaatgcgaaaatttataatttaccaCTTGTGAACTAGGCTGCTGTGCACGTACCAACAGAGAAGCAATGAGGCGCCTAAAGATCAAAAcgaagatttccattactcaaaccgatttttttcttttttgtattaagtaaaaaagtaattaaaaaaaaaaaattggataaatAATTTTGCCACACGTTGTACGTGGTAAATTcttcagttatttttttcacttccaGAACAAAGtctgttaaaaaatttgaacttttaGAGATCTTATCAGTACACAGACTTGGCAATTAAGCATTCTGTTTGGAACTCGCCTCACATAATCAAAAATCACAATAAGGAAGCTTCAAATGTGGGCACTCCAAAATGGTTCGTACACTTTGAATTAATACAGCATGGAAAAATAGGCTTGCAAAATAAATGTCAATTTTGACTAGTGAATGGTGATtgctttctttgaatttttttataatatttatccaTTATAAGGGAACCTTAGCCATTAACGCTGTCGAAACTTGTATACTGCGTTATAATTGACATAGGTTCTGGTGTTGGTGAAGCTAATTCGGCTTCGTCAAGGTGGTATACCAAAGTTTAAGTCAAGCGTAGGACCCAATACGtatattcggccgccgtagccaaatgggttggtacgtgactacgtgaccattcggaattcatagagaatctcggtgaaacaccaacattaagaaaaacatttttctaatagcggtcgcccctcggcaggcaatggcaaacctccgaatgtatttttgccatgaaaaacctcttcataaaaatatctatccCTTTCCCTGCCGAGACtttattatatacatttataaaatcaaattaagaGTTTAACACTTCCTTCCATCtgtaacatatacatatgtatattataaacTACCCGTGGAAGGCAGAGAAACCCCCTCCACATAAAGCCTAAAACATATTGAGGGGCTTTAACgaaaccaaaaacacaaaattataaaaaaatccgacaaattttcattagtttaaaatttttagttcgaaagaaacgagcatataataaataataaggtaagataaagtgcaagtttaaagtaaaaaaatggagGATATGAGCAACGCCGccgaagaaaaaaatacacaacAGATAATTAAAGATTTcaattttgcgaaaaatttatttttatttaaggatTGACGCATGACAACCATTCGGCAGCGGACGggttcaaatctccaggcgtgaaacaccaaatgatagcaaACGTGtcttctaataacggtcgcccctaggcaggcaatggcagatCTCCGattgaaaaaaacgaaaaaagctcCTCCTCCGGAgacaaaaaactctatttttggaacaacaccaagacgcacaggTATTCACAATTtgatagttaaaaaatataactccgataaaatataatatattcagaATTTGATTCGGAAATATGTTATGTATtagaagtttcaaaaaatatggtgTCACTGAGACAAAAAAGCGTAATTACCCTTTGCGATTTGCGCATT
This genomic window contains:
- the LOC129242404 gene encoding ankyrin repeat domain-containing protein 18A isoform X2; the encoded protein is MVGGGGGVDNKVVATLRADGSVYPASGTSIGQLVNLMNYKIRTEVDVSNKALNTFNVPTTVVDLGKQLLQYARDGDLKGVKNMLSRGAPFTSDWLGMSALHFAAMNNQYEICDALLKGGINRDSKTKVDRTPLHMACFYGNDRIVELLLSKKCLVNPRDMLRMTPLHWAVEKGHKSIARLLLKHNADVTITSKFGKTPIALAVMTEQADLLEELESARQSQINRKYNEEHEKETSDAVNSIMGLTNFITEDVGSSTKITLDADDDLTNNSDFTEAKFSDLANIKETGVLDKTTINMLKDHGISMMPEDEDTSKELLATALQNGRQLVLSEGGKLLLNETKNLHNNNNNNNTSKTNSISSGKPNSNTSNMNYTVLPVRGTLASRTQNYKARASIISKAKDNLNMYKNVRIISLNDFKKFYGNTNIKGVQKIPASIASERMARMRQISDEQRILNPGNRQVYMNPRLLPQRQLKSDQTVAKAEQTTPIIAEEDDIDSIIQLAPTDSDNEMSDTDQLQQLQVQKQNQQPHKTSTVSVQGTKQLLNIAAPPLVRQPSTNVMKPGTINTSKNNTTGSETAKQQPAHQSNVISLLSVPEICRQLYELRRHNDELRRKFETAQKEKEEMRQRLDRLEELLLVEKTDDGYIDT
- the LOC129241664 gene encoding ATP-dependent RNA helicase DDX54, whose translation is MAKRKTDVDLPGFPSLENVDGGDGENTKNKSSGKAKKSGGFQSMGISYEVLKGITKRGYKIPTPIQRKTIPLILEGRDVVAMAKTGSGKTACFLIPMFEKLKNREPTKGARALILSPTRELAVQTYKFIKDLGRFMDLKTILVLGGDSMDSQFSAIHTCPDIIVATPGRFLHLCVEMDLKLNSVEYVVFDEADRLFEMGFGEQLNETLHRLPTTRQTVLFSATLPKLLVNFARAGLNDPILLRLDVDSKLPEGLMLKFLYCRPDERYTALVVLLKYVIPPNAQTVVFAGTQHHVELICFILSKCGISNTAVYSSLDPTARKINTAKFVNKKVSVLTVTDVAARGIDIPSLDYVVNLHFPGKPKLFVHRVGRCARAGRTGTAYSIFSTDDAAHVLDLHLFLNRSFNINDNKVVGVTPQDLLEEDHLSVTEIKKSHDIAGVLRTSENAYKKYLSSRPVASTESNARIKNIKFYSCKPLDDFLSAALTLEKSEDLNGENNKKSAEVQASEVRKQQEDKHDLMIKMRNFKPSTTIFELNRSQRSLPFTIMKEKRTKHTDVIEKYRNKMDEIDKEEANKQFAATEKEEMDEADADDINSAFDTIVAPKKRKNLEDLYKNKKKKKKTNTKDTENYIPYQSADKHTEDGLAINSFDRQAMNAEFSVVDRDNSADMRHKPGMKKWDRIKKKMVSVQDPRAGKIRTESGAWIPASFKTGRYNDWKEKSKIEEQLQREAGSDDDGFKPLSHSQRYPVGRHARHNAKVAAKKREGGGDKELRHPEQIVKARMRLELIKKRNTENALRKAENRKRSMRKNQRTKLKKGGKK
- the LOC129242404 gene encoding ankyrin repeat domain-containing protein 18A isoform X1, whose product is MVGGGGGVDNKVVATLRADGSVYPASGTSIGQLVNLMNYKIRTEVDVSNKALNTFNVPTTVVDLGKQLLQYARDGDLKGVKNMLSRGAPFTSDWLGMSALHFAAMNNQYEICDALLKGGINRDSKTKVDRTPLHMACFYGNDRIVELLLSKKCLVNPRDMLRMTPLHWAVEKGHKSIARLLLKHNADVTITSKFGKTPIALAVMTEQADLLEELESARQSQINRKYNEEHEVRSKRFKKETSDAVNSIMGLTNFITEDVGSSTKITLDADDDLTNNSDFTEAKFSDLANIKETGVLDKTTINMLKDHGISMMPEDEDTSKELLATALQNGRQLVLSEGGKLLLNETKNLHNNNNNNNTSKTNSISSGKPNSNTSNMNYTVLPVRGTLASRTQNYKARASIISKAKDNLNMYKNVRIISLNDFKKFYGNTNIKGVQKIPASIASERMARMRQISDEQRILNPGNRQVYMNPRLLPQRQLKSDQTVAKAEQTTPIIAEEDDIDSIIQLAPTDSDNEMSDTDQLQQLQVQKQNQQPHKTSTVSVQGTKQLLNIAAPPLVRQPSTNVMKPGTINTSKNNTTGSETAKQQPAHQSNVISLLSVPEICRQLYELRRHNDELRRKFETAQKEKEEMRQRLDRLEELLLVEKTDDGYIDT